One Nicotiana tomentosiformis chromosome 4, ASM39032v3, whole genome shotgun sequence genomic window carries:
- the LOC104115176 gene encoding BI1-like protein, translating to MLTNLINNDGVKGDIEGGNLLYPGIGNGENELRWGFIRKVYYILAAQILLTTVVSAVTALYTPINQLLRGNIVLLILLIFLPLILLWPLYIFQQKHPLNFVFLGLFTVSLSFGVGVSCANTDGRIVLEALILTSAVVLSLTGYTFWASRKGQDFSFLGPFLFASLSVLVLVGFIQIFFPLGSTASAIYSGISAIVFCAYIVYDTDNLIKRFTYDEYIWASVNLYLDILNLFLDILQLLRR from the exons ATGTTGACGAACTTGATTAACAATGATGGAGTGAAAGGTGACATAGAAGGAGGAAACCTGCTCTATCCAGGCATTGGAAATGGTGAAAATGAGCTGCGTTGGGGTTTCATTCGCAAAGTTTACTATATCCTCGCCGCTCAGATCCTCCTAACCACCGTTGTCTCCGCCGTCACCGCCCTTTACACTCCCATTAACCAACTCCTCCGTGGCAATATCGTCCTCCTCATTCTCCTCATTTTCCTGCCTCTCATTT TGTTGTGGCCCTTGTATATCTTTCAACAAAAGCATCCATTGAATTTTGTTTTCCTTGGCCTCTTCACTGTTTCCTTGAGTTTCGGTGTTGGTGTGAGCTGTGCTAATACAGATG GAAGAATTGTTCTTGAAGCCTTGATCTTGACATCAGCTGTAGTTTTATCTCTTACTGGTTACACATTTTGGGCTTCCAGAAAAGGCCAAGACTTCAGCTTTTTGGGTCCATTTCTCTTTGCTAGCCTCTCTGTACTTGTCTTGGTTGGATTTATACAG ATATTCTTCCCCCTTGGATCTACAGCTAGTGCTATTTACAGTGGAATCAGTGCTATAGTTTTCTGCGCGTATATTGTGTATGACACAGACAACTTGATTAAGAGGTTCACGTATGATGAGTACATCTGGGCATCTGTCAATCTTTACTTGGACATTCTCAACCTCTTTTTAGACATTTTGCAGTTGCTAAGGCGGTGA